CAATAGGCCAAACCGGCATGCCAACAGTGCCTTTTTATTATATTGAGCATCTGGAAATTGATAAAAAGGATAGGCTTTTTGTCATAGCACGCACGTATGATATATGGAGCGTGTACCGGTTTGATAAACGACAGCGGGATTACTACATGACCTTCACTAGAAATTATTTTACTGATACTATTGATGCTACCACATCGTATACTGGCAAAATTGAAAATATACGGATATTGCATAGTGGTGAAAGCTTTATACTTAGTGTTGCCTATTATCATAATACAAGATTTAAGTACAGAAAATTATTCCAATACGATATTAAAGATTCCCGGCATGTTGAATTGCTCAAAATATCTGAACCAAAGAATGAGTTGTTTACAGTTACACAGAACAAATATATCTATGTATGGAATGTGGAAGACCCCAATGAAGTGAAGTTTATGCTATACAGCTTTGATGGAACAATAATAGGGAATGTACGGTGTAAATTTCCACAACAGGCATTGTTTTCGGATATTGATATTACCAGTGAAGGTAAGTTGTATTCATACCATGCGTACTCAACAGGATTAGAAGTGTATGAATGGAAATAACGCATGAAAGTAGTCACAGCACAGCAGATGCAAGAGATTGACCGCCTCACCATACAACACTATGGTATACCAGGTGAGGTGTTGATGGCACTGGCAGGAAAGTCGGTTGCTGAATATATATTGAATAACGTTAATCCTGAGTCTGTTGCAGTGTTCTGTGGGGTTGGGAATAATGGCGGCGATGGCTTTGTAGCAGCCTATTTGCTTTCGCAACACAAACCAGTTGAAGTATTTGTATTGGGTAATATCGATAAGCTTACACCATCTTCAAAGATATACTATGATGTATGTAAGCAAGCAGGTATTCAGTGCATTTTGCTGTCACCGGACTCATTGCATGCAATTGACATAAAACAATACCACCTTATTGTTGATGCACTCACTGGCACTGGATTTTCAGGACAGCCAAAAGGTGTATTGCAGCAGGTTATTAATTTCATCAATCAAAGTGGCAGGCAGGTGGTTGCCATAGATATGCCAAGCGGCCTGCCTGCAGATGGGCCTATTGAATCAGATGTAATTGTCAATGCGCACACTACCATAACAATGGGATTACCAAAGGTTAATCTTGTCACCTATCCGGGAAAGCACTATGCTGGCAACATCGTTGTTGCTGATATTGGATTTCCTGCAAAACTTTTAACAGCAGCAAGCATTTCACGGCAATTAATTGACAAGGAGTTTTTTAACAGTAACTATCGCCCCAATACTTTTTATGATTTGCATAAGGGAACAAATGGACACCTTTTATGCATTGGTGGGTTTAATGGTATGGAAGGTGCAATTATGCTGTGCGCTGAGGCAGCGTTTGCCAGCGGTATAGGGCTGGTGAGAGTAGTTACAACTGCGCAGGCTCGTTCAATTATTGCTGGGAAAATAAAAGAAGCCATTACACAAAGCATTGACATAAGATATGATGGCAAACCATTTTCTTTAGATATGTATGGCAGTGCAGAATTTGAGAAAACATGTAACAGAATAAAAGATGAGCTTGAATCAATAGTGCCAAGCGCAAGGCCCACTGCGTGCGTAATTGGCCCGGGTATGGGAAGAAACATTGCTGCCGCTGCCACGTTTGTAGCTTACTGTGCTGTTGCTTTTGAAAATAATATTCCCACAATCATTGATGGTGATGGGCTCTATTTTGTGGCGCAGCTGTGGCAACAAATAAAACTTCCCCAACGCTGCATTGTTACTCCGCATTTCAAAGAAGCTGCCCGCATTATAAAAAAGCCTGTTGAAGAAATAATAAAAAACAGGGTGGATAGTGCAGAACAGATAGCGCAACAATTAAAGAGCGTAGTGGTATTGAAAGGGCCGGCAACCATAGTAGCAAGTGAGCACACTACTGCAATCAACACCACTGGCAATCCTGCTCTTGCTACAGGTGGTTCAGGAGATGTGCTTGCTGGTTGTATTGGATCTTTCCTTTCAAAAGGCTATGATGCATTTGTTGCAGCATCCTTGGGTGTTTACATTCACGGAAAGGCTGCTGATATCTACTGTGCTGAAAACTGTAGCAGCATAATGAAGGCAGGTGACATTGTAGAGTATATAAGAAAAGCTTTGAAGTGCTGATAGAGTGCTTTTGTAACAGTTTGAGTATTTTTCGTCTTTTGAATTCAATCTCACAGATGTTACTGCTATATGTTGTAAACCTGCTACCGTGTACCAATATTATAAAAAAATTGTTATTTTGTTTCAACACGTTGTCAATATAAATATTCATCACCGTGCGCTCATTACAAACACATCTTCAAGTGTGGGGAGTATTGGTTCAAGCGTGACATCATGTATGTTGTGTGAACGCAGCAAGTTTTTTATCATTGAAAAATTTTTAAACTTTTTTGCAAGCACCACATGCAGATCAGCGCCAAAGAGGGCAACCTCAATTACAAAATCGGCTTTATTTAATACATTATACGCCTTAAGATAACTTTGGGTTGTAATTTTAACAATTGTATATGGTAAATTTTCCTTTAGACTTTGTGGTGTATCAAGAGCAATAATCTTACCAGCAATAATCAGCGCTATGCGATTGCAGTGTTCTGCTTCATCCATATAATGTGTGGTAACAAATATTGTTTTGCCTTCCTTTGCCAAAGTGTAAATCTCATCCCAAAAAATGCGACGCATGAGCGGGTCAACTCCCGATGTTGGCTCATCTAAAAATAAAATCTGCGGATCATGAATGAGCGCCGAGCCCAAAGCTAATCGCTGCTTAATGCCTAAAGGGAGGGTTTTAACCAGTGTATTCTTGAGGCCTTTAATATTAACCAGTTCATAAATAACATCCATACGCTGTTTCAGTTTTTTATTCTTAAGCCCATAAACAGTACCGTAAAATTCTAAGTTTTCCTCAATTGTCAGGTCTTCGTAAAGGGAAAATTTTTGTGACATATATCCAATGATTGTTTTAATCTCCCATTGCTGTGCAATGATATCAAATCCTCCCACTGTCCCTTTTCCCTGGTCAGGGCGCAATAATCCGCAGAGCATTTTAATGGTAGTACTTTTACCTGCACCATTTGGCCCCAGTAAGCCAAATATTTCTCCTTTTGCAACAGAAAAACTTACCGAATCAACTGCTGTGAAATCGCCAAAGCGTTTAGTGAGATTTTCAACTATTACTGTATCCATATCACAATGACCTTTTACCAAATTGCCATACACTTATTTTGAGTATTGCAGCGCCCATAATGACAAGAATTACCATATTGTGCCACAGGTAGGTAAAGCCTATTCCTTTTAAAAAGACACCTCTGACTATCTCCACAAAATAGCGCATTGGATTAAAGTATGTGATAAGCTGGAAGAAAACAGGCATAGAATATATTGGGAAGATAACTCCTGAAAGAAGTATAGCCGGCACAAAAAACATAAATGATGATAGCATTGCCTGTTGCTGAGTTGAAGAAACAGTTGATATGAATAACCCTATAGCAAGAGTAGAAATGATATAGATTGCACCGCACAACAGTAGAAAAATAAAGCTTCCTCTGAAAGGGATCCCAAACCAGAAAATTGCAATAGATGTGATGATGAAAATATCAACAAATGCGATAATGGCAAAGGGCACCAGTTTGCCAATGATGTATTCATTGGGCGTAAGTGGCGACACTCTGATCTGTTCAATGGTTCCCGCTTCACGCTCCTTTACTATTGACATTGCAGTAAGAAGAATAGTTATCAAGGAGATAAGCATCGCTATCACACCGGGGAGATAAAAATTAATGCTTTTTAGATCTTGATTAAACCAGTAGCGTGGTACAAGCTCAATTGCACCCTGTGAAATTCCAGATTTTGCCTGCTGTGCAATTTTCATCTTAATTGTAGTGATAAAGCGTTCCTGCATATACTGTAAAGTCAGTGAATTAATGTAGGATTGAATAACTGAAGCTCTGCTTGAATCGGTGCCATCAAGGATGACCTGCAGCCAAACTGGTTTACCCGCTTTTATGTTTTTTGCAAAATTTTCCGGTATTTCAAGATAAAAATCAATATTACCTTTCTCAATAAGCTGTATGGCTTGCTTTGGTGAATCAATAAAAGCGTGCATTACAAAATAGGGCGAGGCAACAAACTGCTGTAAAAACTCTCTGCTTGTAGAAGTACGATCACGGTCAAAGACAGCAAAGGATACATTCTTAACATCGGTATTTACCGCATAGCCAAATACCAGTGTCATAAGAATTGGTGGTACGATCATAATTGCCCTCAGTTTAGGATCTCGCAACACAAGGGCAAACTCTTTCTTTACCATAATCTTGATATTATTCAGCGATAGCTTCATAGTAATTATCCTGCATAACGTAAATTTATTTTTTTGATGGCAACAAGAATCATAACAAGTGCAAACACTGCCATAAAGATAATCTGTGTGGAAAGAAGTGTTGCAGCCAATCCT
This genomic stretch from Spirochaetota bacterium harbors:
- a CDS encoding NAD(P)H-hydrate dehydratase — encoded protein: MKVVTAQQMQEIDRLTIQHYGIPGEVLMALAGKSVAEYILNNVNPESVAVFCGVGNNGGDGFVAAYLLSQHKPVEVFVLGNIDKLTPSSKIYYDVCKQAGIQCILLSPDSLHAIDIKQYHLIVDALTGTGFSGQPKGVLQQVINFINQSGRQVVAIDMPSGLPADGPIESDVIVNAHTTITMGLPKVNLVTYPGKHYAGNIVVADIGFPAKLLTAASISRQLIDKEFFNSNYRPNTFYDLHKGTNGHLLCIGGFNGMEGAIMLCAEAAFASGIGLVRVVTTAQARSIIAGKIKEAITQSIDIRYDGKPFSLDMYGSAEFEKTCNRIKDELESIVPSARPTACVIGPGMGRNIAAAATFVAYCAVAFENNIPTIIDGDGLYFVAQLWQQIKLPQRCIVTPHFKEAARIIKKPVEEIIKNRVDSAEQIAQQLKSVVVLKGPATIVASEHTTAINTTGNPALATGGSGDVLAGCIGSFLSKGYDAFVAASLGVYIHGKAADIYCAENCSSIMKAGDIVEYIRKALKC
- a CDS encoding ABC transporter permease — protein: MKLSLNNIKIMVKKEFALVLRDPKLRAIMIVPPILMTLVFGYAVNTDVKNVSFAVFDRDRTSTSREFLQQFVASPYFVMHAFIDSPKQAIQLIEKGNIDFYLEIPENFAKNIKAGKPVWLQVILDGTDSSRASVIQSYINSLTLQYMQERFITTIKMKIAQQAKSGISQGAIELVPRYWFNQDLKSINFYLPGVIAMLISLITILLTAMSIVKEREAGTIEQIRVSPLTPNEYIIGKLVPFAIIAFVDIFIITSIAIFWFGIPFRGSFIFLLLCGAIYIISTLAIGLFISTVSSTQQQAMLSSFMFFVPAILLSGVIFPIYSMPVFFQLITYFNPMRYFVEIVRGVFLKGIGFTYLWHNMVILVIMGAAILKISVWQFGKRSL
- a CDS encoding ABC transporter ATP-binding protein; this translates as MDTVIVENLTKRFGDFTAVDSVSFSVAKGEIFGLLGPNGAGKSTTIKMLCGLLRPDQGKGTVGGFDIIAQQWEIKTIIGYMSQKFSLYEDLTIEENLEFYGTVYGLKNKKLKQRMDVIYELVNIKGLKNTLVKTLPLGIKQRLALGSALIHDPQILFLDEPTSGVDPLMRRIFWDEIYTLAKEGKTIFVTTHYMDEAEHCNRIALIIAGKIIALDTPQSLKENLPYTIVKITTQSYLKAYNVLNKADFVIEVALFGADLHVVLAKKFKNFSMIKNLLRSHNIHDVTLEPILPTLEDVFVMSAR